A genomic stretch from Anaerolinea thermophila UNI-1 includes:
- a CDS encoding YkvA family protein yields MKQWLKKFRERAEALEKEACVLVQAYRHPRTPWYARALAVLVLAHTFSPIDLIPDFIPVLGVLDDWIITPLGIALVIRLIPPEVMAEARRQVEENGSASPALRRLGAALVILLWLVVLVWLGRALGLGMKSGGT; encoded by the coding sequence GTGAAGCAATGGCTGAAGAAATTTCGTGAGCGCGCCGAAGCCCTGGAAAAAGAAGCCTGCGTGCTGGTACAGGCATACCGTCATCCGCGCACACCCTGGTATGCCCGCGCGCTGGCGGTGCTGGTGCTGGCGCATACCTTCAGTCCCATAGACCTGATTCCCGATTTCATCCCCGTGCTGGGCGTGCTGGATGACTGGATCATCACTCCGCTGGGCATTGCGCTGGTAATTCGCTTGATTCCGCCCGAGGTAATGGCGGAAGCCCGCCGGCAGGTGGAAGAAAATGGCAGTGCCAGCCCCGCCCTGCGCCGTTTGGGGGCGGCGCTGGTCATTCTCTTGTGGCTGGTGGTGCTGGTGTGGCTGGGCAGAGCGTTGGGATTGGGAATGAAAAGCGGAGGAACATAA
- a CDS encoding calcium-binding protein has translation MSRKMRWAWMALGFLILVGSISAFAAANIVPFTHLGEILRANTVNDFKPPECAALNLTNIVVGSGTLTGTNQNDLILASPFNDTVNGRNGSECILGGGGDDYLDGRQGNDVILGGPGDDTLIGGTGNDYLIGGPGYDYCEGGGGTDTFDPSCEIQIQ, from the coding sequence ATGAGCCGCAAAATGCGCTGGGCATGGATGGCGTTGGGCTTCCTGATTCTGGTGGGGTCTATCTCGGCGTTTGCCGCGGCAAACATTGTTCCCTTTACTCACCTGGGTGAAATTCTGCGCGCCAATACCGTCAACGATTTCAAGCCCCCGGAGTGCGCCGCGCTGAATCTCACCAATATCGTGGTGGGGAGCGGTACGCTCACCGGCACAAATCAAAATGATTTAATCCTGGCAAGTCCCTTCAATGATACGGTCAACGGGCGTAACGGTTCGGAGTGTATTCTGGGCGGCGGCGGGGACGATTATCTCGATGGTAGACAGGGAAACGATGTCATTCTGGGTGGACCCGGCGATGATACGCTGATCGGTGGCACGGGCAATGATTACTTAATCGGTGGACCCGGCTATGACTACTGCGAAGGTGGCGGGGGGACGGATACCTTCGACCCTTCGTGTGAGATTCAAATCCAGTAA
- the rsgA gene encoding ribosome small subunit-dependent GTPase A, whose translation MSDEASLIPGRVIRLQSGFYTVETPQGTWTCKLRGRFKLEQKDGDVISVGDCVQILPLSDGTGVIEVIEPRHSELVRMDPRPRGEYRQILLANIDQIVAVFACANPEPRLRMLDRFLVIAEKQGIPAVIIANKVDLVGMERARELFGMYPPLGYPVIYTSVRQGVGLDEVRECLRGKITGLAGPSGVGKSSLLNAIQPHLGLAVREVSEASGKGRHTTVVRQLFRLEMGGYVADLPGLRALALWDTQPEELDGYFPELRDRVAQCQFSDCTHTTEPGCAVLAALERGEIHPARYESYLRMRFGGEE comes from the coding sequence ATGAGCGATGAAGCCTCGTTGATTCCCGGTCGTGTCATTCGTCTTCAGTCAGGGTTTTACACGGTGGAAACCCCGCAGGGTACCTGGACGTGCAAACTGCGCGGGCGCTTCAAACTGGAACAAAAGGACGGCGATGTCATCAGCGTGGGCGACTGCGTGCAGATTCTCCCGCTTTCTGACGGCACCGGCGTCATCGAGGTGATTGAGCCGCGCCACAGCGAACTGGTGCGCATGGATCCGCGCCCGCGCGGCGAGTACCGCCAGATTCTGCTCGCCAACATCGATCAAATTGTAGCCGTGTTTGCCTGCGCCAACCCCGAACCGCGCCTGCGCATGCTCGACCGCTTCCTGGTGATTGCCGAAAAACAGGGCATCCCCGCGGTGATTATCGCCAACAAGGTGGACCTGGTGGGCATGGAGCGAGCCCGCGAATTGTTCGGCATGTACCCGCCGCTGGGCTACCCGGTGATTTACACATCCGTGCGCCAGGGCGTGGGCTTGGATGAGGTGCGCGAGTGCCTGCGCGGCAAAATTACCGGACTGGCAGGTCCCAGCGGAGTGGGCAAATCCAGTTTGCTGAACGCCATCCAGCCTCATCTGGGTTTGGCGGTGCGCGAAGTCTCCGAAGCCAGCGGCAAGGGCAGGCATACCACCGTGGTGCGCCAGTTGTTTCGCCTGGAGATGGGCGGCTACGTGGCAGATTTGCCCGGTCTGCGCGCGCTGGCGTTGTGGGATACTCAGCCCGAAGAACTGGACGGCTACTTCCCGGAACTGCGCGACCGGGTGGCGCAGTGCCAGTTTAGCGACTGCACCCACACCACTGAGCCGGGATGTGCCGTGCTGGCGGCGCTGGAACGCGGCGAAATTCACCCGGCAAGGTATGAGTCTTACCTGCGCATGCGTTTTGGCGGGGAAGAGTAA
- a CDS encoding ribonuclease D, which produces MHHQDPTAPIWVATPTALRRMMNHLLACEQIAVDTESNGLHAYQEQICLIQFSVPGADYLVDPLASVNLSGLNEIFSNPGIEKVFHAAEYDILCLKRDFGFTFTHLFDTMIAARILGRSEVGLAALLEEHFGVTLDKRYQRANWARRPLPPAMLNYARLDTHYLIDLRNHLAKELAERGLTALAEEDFLRVCETPAAPAESRPPMWWDVAGTTDLPPQQASLLQALVEFREQQARFANLPPFRVLSNAVLIQIAEANPMTLEDLAEVQGLSYAHLERYGLGIMEALRRGRTRPAPQPPGYSRPNHQILKRLEMLKRWRKDAGRRMGVESDVILPRDTMHALAQCDVTTPEDIERLMAHLPWRWQTFGKELIQLLVKEKIS; this is translated from the coding sequence ATGCACCACCAAGACCCTACCGCTCCCATCTGGGTAGCCACCCCCACCGCCCTGCGGCGGATGATGAACCATCTGCTTGCCTGCGAGCAAATTGCGGTGGACACCGAATCCAACGGCTTGCACGCTTATCAGGAACAGATTTGCCTGATTCAGTTTTCCGTGCCGGGAGCAGATTATCTGGTGGACCCACTGGCATCGGTCAATCTTTCGGGGCTGAATGAGATTTTCAGCAACCCCGGCATCGAAAAAGTGTTTCACGCCGCCGAGTACGATATCCTCTGCCTGAAGCGTGATTTTGGTTTCACCTTCACCCATCTGTTCGACACCATGATTGCCGCCCGCATCCTCGGGCGCAGTGAAGTCGGGTTGGCGGCACTGTTGGAAGAGCATTTCGGCGTCACCCTGGACAAGCGTTATCAGCGCGCCAACTGGGCGCGCCGCCCGCTCCCGCCCGCCATGCTCAACTACGCCAGGCTGGACACCCACTATCTGATTGACCTGCGTAACCACTTGGCAAAGGAACTGGCAGAGCGTGGGCTGACGGCGCTGGCCGAAGAAGATTTTCTGCGGGTGTGCGAAACCCCCGCCGCGCCGGCAGAATCCCGTCCGCCCATGTGGTGGGATGTTGCCGGAACAACCGATTTACCCCCCCAGCAAGCCAGTTTGCTCCAGGCGCTGGTGGAGTTCCGCGAACAGCAAGCCCGCTTTGCCAACCTGCCGCCTTTTCGCGTGCTCTCCAACGCTGTGCTGATACAGATTGCCGAAGCCAACCCCATGACGCTGGAAGACCTGGCAGAGGTGCAGGGGCTTTCCTATGCGCATCTCGAGCGCTACGGATTGGGCATCATGGAAGCCCTGCGGCGCGGCAGAACCCGCCCTGCCCCCCAACCGCCCGGTTACTCCCGTCCCAACCATCAGATACTCAAACGCCTGGAAATGCTCAAGCGCTGGCGCAAGGATGCCGGCAGGCGCATGGGCGTTGAATCTGACGTCATCCTGCCGCGCGACACCATGCACGCGCTGGCGCAGTGCGACGTCACCACCCCGGAAGACATTGAACGCCTGATGGCGCACCTGCCCTGGCGCTGGCAAACCTTTGGCAAGGAACTCATCCAACTGCTGGTGAAAGAGAAGATCTCATGA
- a CDS encoding radical SAM/SPASM domain-containing protein: MKIQVMQGVLNPERMSVQDRDCSCDSPSKIPLKDGDCSCDAPAARGAFQDPVSFVSYALIHSSQFTDTPTQPQPQKISSEFIPVKSTPAFSPNASHLTLYPVLVPVAGASCWKALSAWFHLTDRCNLRCDYCYLPHRPQDMSVETGRAAVHALFRSAQSHAYTGVKIMYAGGEPLLRFPLILELHGYAQQLAEVQPIYLDEVVLSNGTLLTPEMVQALKTRGIRLMISLDGLGTGHDAQRHFADGKGSFEKVSQAVELALEHGLPPSISITVTGRNAAGLAELVEWVLERGLIFQLNFYRQSLFSQSHADLQLEEQAILAGIQAALKVIEHHLPRFSLLGILDRTTLAYPHTLPCGAGADYLVFTPQGGIAQCQMLLHHPVTTVHDPDPVSHIRADKYHLINPPVDERGECAECSWRYWCGGGCPLETRRVMHSPYHRSPNCRIYQTIFPELIRLEGLRLLHYASDPQVVRTQWLELQPA; this comes from the coding sequence ATGAAAATTCAGGTCATGCAGGGGGTGCTGAATCCTGAGCGTATGTCTGTGCAGGATAGAGATTGCTCTTGCGACTCGCCTTCCAAAATCCCCTTAAAGGATGGAGACTGTAGTTGTGATGCACCTGCCGCCAGGGGGGCATTTCAAGACCCGGTCTCCTTCGTCTCGTATGCTCTGATTCATTCCAGCCAATTTACCGACACTCCCACTCAACCCCAACCCCAGAAAATCTCCTCGGAGTTTATTCCCGTAAAATCTACTCCGGCCTTTTCCCCTAACGCTTCTCATCTTACCCTCTATCCTGTGCTTGTTCCTGTAGCCGGCGCCTCCTGCTGGAAAGCCCTGAGCGCATGGTTTCATTTGACCGACCGCTGTAACCTGCGTTGTGATTACTGCTACCTCCCCCACCGTCCTCAGGATATGAGCGTGGAAACCGGCAGAGCCGCCGTGCACGCCCTTTTCCGCTCCGCCCAGAGCCACGCCTATACCGGCGTGAAAATCATGTACGCAGGGGGCGAGCCGCTTCTGCGTTTTCCTCTCATCCTCGAACTGCACGGATATGCCCAACAACTGGCAGAAGTACAGCCCATCTATCTTGACGAAGTGGTATTGAGCAACGGCACCCTGCTCACCCCTGAAATGGTACAGGCGCTCAAAACACGCGGCATACGGCTCATGATTTCTCTGGATGGACTGGGTACAGGACATGACGCGCAGAGGCACTTTGCCGATGGCAAAGGCTCGTTTGAGAAGGTCTCTCAAGCCGTTGAACTCGCGCTGGAACACGGACTGCCCCCCAGCATCTCCATCACCGTGACGGGCAGGAACGCCGCCGGACTGGCAGAACTGGTGGAGTGGGTGCTGGAACGAGGACTGATCTTCCAGTTAAACTTTTACCGCCAGAGCCTCTTCTCTCAATCTCATGCCGACCTGCAACTCGAAGAACAAGCCATTCTGGCTGGCATTCAAGCGGCTCTGAAAGTCATCGAACACCACCTGCCACGCTTCAGCCTGCTGGGGATTCTGGATCGTACCACGCTGGCATATCCGCACACCCTGCCCTGCGGAGCAGGCGCCGATTATCTGGTCTTCACCCCTCAGGGAGGCATCGCCCAATGCCAGATGCTGCTCCATCATCCGGTAACCACCGTGCACGACCCCGACCCGGTCTCCCATATTCGTGCTGATAAATACCATCTCATCAATCCCCCCGTGGATGAACGCGGAGAATGCGCGGAATGTTCGTGGCGCTACTGGTGCGGTGGAGGATGCCCGCTGGAAACCCGCAGGGTGATGCACAGCCCCTATCACCGTTCGCCCAACTGCCGCATTTACCAGACAATCTTCCCGGAACTGATCCGCCTGGAAGGATTGCGCCTGCTTCATTACGCCAGCGATCCGCAGGTGGTGCGTACCCAATGGCTTGAACTCCAACCTGCATAA
- a CDS encoding calcium-binding protein, protein MRRLRVLLGVMFVFILLGAVSAVAGANVVPVTRAGMITRTNTPNDFRPPACTANVTSIISGSGTLNGTPGNDLMLGSAVGDTLYGGAGNDCLMGGGGFDWLFGEDGNDYLNGGPGFDLCFGGLGLNTYDVSCEIQW, encoded by the coding sequence ATGCGGCGGTTGCGGGTGCTGTTGGGTGTGATGTTTGTGTTCATCCTGCTGGGGGCTGTCTCAGCGGTGGCGGGCGCCAATGTGGTGCCAGTTACCCGCGCCGGGATGATCACCCGCACCAATACTCCCAACGACTTCCGCCCGCCTGCCTGCACGGCAAACGTGACTTCAATTATCAGTGGGAGTGGCACCCTCAACGGCACTCCAGGGAATGACTTGATGCTGGGCAGTGCTGTGGGCGATACGTTGTACGGCGGTGCGGGTAATGACTGCCTGATGGGCGGGGGCGGTTTTGACTGGCTCTTTGGGGAGGATGGCAACGATTACCTCAACGGCGGTCCCGGGTTTGATTTGTGCTTTGGCGGTTTGGGATTGAATACCTACGATGTCTCCTGTGAGATACAATGGTAA
- a CDS encoding signal peptidase I, with protein sequence MRKYLLTRRALLIAALSLSALAFLWVLLAPSRFGGAVEYVIVSGDSMEPLFHKGDLVLLRRAPFYEVGDIVVYRYPGIGAVIHRIVDRRLDRFVLKGDHNTWVDGYEPAPDEILGKYWLWLPGMGTIFLQLRSPWALAILVGVGSLIWGLSSMQSKWTERRKKIKARVDDAIMAARQSAGQFDTAVMGAGKWLSGRQEGFLLVMYIIGILALVLGAFAFTRPVSLTAPDNLLYKQTGAYAYTGEVPAGVYDENRVVSGGAIFPKVSCGIEVAFDYQLQSQHPAQVSGTYQLMAVVNSTTGWRRTILLNEQPVLFSGKTFSAQAPLDVCEVEKMIAQVQEVTGAQTYQYFLSVYPQVKVSGTLGGMTLEETFNEPLSFTVQTDQIYLNAPAKEDANPLQPVKEGALVRMKTVDNTLSIFSMDVPVRTARTLSAVGLAIAALGIGLVLYLLQQAEGKDEKMLAKLAVGSRLVEVQDPLARGDARVVHLPALSDLLRLAEQREEVVFFHYAAPVATYYVRDGDVLYVHRKLGPAAAEGVDESTRQALVRALEKDEFALYFQPSVSLEDGRVVQLESFLRWRHPERGLLMPVQFLPEVERAGMMMQVDLWVLRRACEYLAQWREAGYPLYPVAINLSLQSLATEGFAAQAQAMVAGLGVSPEWLYLEIPENGLDVSPVGAENLRQLREAGFGIVLNAGERFNPEALEAEPVQQIKLGYPVVQKLSAVSEMQDLASRWISQAHERKIRVAAVGVETSQQLGFFRLHACDQAQGYWISPPVAAEDLPGFLAQKRAWVEVSSKPE encoded by the coding sequence ATGCGTAAGTACCTGCTCACCCGCCGCGCTCTGCTGATCGCCGCTTTGTCGCTCAGCGCCCTGGCCTTCCTGTGGGTTTTGCTGGCGCCCAGCCGCTTTGGCGGCGCGGTGGAGTATGTCATCGTCAGCGGCGACAGCATGGAGCCGCTCTTCCACAAGGGCGACCTGGTTTTACTGCGCCGCGCGCCGTTCTACGAGGTCGGCGATATTGTCGTCTACCGCTACCCGGGCATCGGCGCGGTCATTCACCGCATTGTGGATCGCCGCCTCGACCGATTTGTCCTCAAGGGCGACCACAACACCTGGGTGGATGGCTACGAACCGGCGCCGGACGAGATTCTGGGGAAATACTGGCTCTGGCTTCCCGGAATGGGTACAATATTCTTGCAACTGCGCTCGCCCTGGGCGCTGGCGATTCTGGTAGGGGTGGGCAGTTTGATTTGGGGGCTCTCTTCTATGCAATCGAAGTGGACAGAACGACGGAAAAAAATCAAAGCGCGTGTGGATGATGCCATCATGGCGGCGAGGCAGTCTGCCGGGCAGTTCGACACGGCAGTGATGGGAGCGGGAAAGTGGCTTTCCGGCAGGCAGGAAGGCTTTTTGCTGGTAATGTACATCATCGGCATTCTGGCGCTGGTGCTGGGCGCGTTTGCTTTCACCCGCCCGGTGAGTTTGACCGCGCCCGATAACCTGCTCTACAAACAAACCGGCGCTTACGCCTACACCGGCGAAGTGCCTGCTGGGGTGTACGATGAAAACCGCGTGGTCAGCGGTGGCGCCATCTTTCCCAAAGTATCCTGCGGGATTGAGGTGGCTTTTGACTATCAACTGCAAAGCCAGCACCCTGCGCAGGTCTCCGGTACCTATCAACTGATGGCGGTGGTCAACTCCACCACCGGCTGGCGGCGCACTATCCTGCTGAATGAACAGCCGGTGTTGTTCTCCGGCAAGACGTTCAGCGCGCAGGCGCCGCTGGATGTGTGCGAAGTGGAGAAGATGATTGCCCAGGTGCAGGAAGTTACCGGCGCGCAGACCTACCAGTACTTCCTGAGCGTTTACCCGCAGGTGAAAGTCAGCGGTACGCTGGGCGGCATGACCCTGGAAGAGACTTTCAACGAGCCGCTCTCTTTCACCGTGCAGACCGATCAGATTTACCTGAACGCGCCCGCCAAAGAGGACGCCAATCCGCTCCAGCCGGTCAAAGAAGGTGCGCTGGTGCGCATGAAGACGGTGGACAACACCCTGAGCATCTTCAGCATGGATGTGCCGGTGCGCACTGCCCGTACCCTCTCTGCCGTTGGGCTGGCAATTGCCGCGCTGGGCATTGGCCTGGTGCTGTACCTGCTTCAGCAAGCCGAGGGCAAGGACGAGAAGATGCTGGCGAAACTGGCGGTGGGTTCGCGCCTGGTTGAGGTGCAGGATCCCTTGGCGCGCGGCGATGCCCGGGTGGTGCATCTGCCCGCTCTGAGCGATCTTCTGCGTCTGGCGGAACAGCGCGAGGAAGTGGTCTTCTTCCACTACGCCGCGCCGGTGGCAACCTACTACGTGCGCGATGGCGATGTGCTGTACGTGCATCGCAAACTGGGCCCTGCCGCCGCCGAGGGGGTGGATGAGTCCACCCGCCAGGCGCTGGTGCGTGCGCTGGAAAAGGATGAATTTGCTCTGTACTTCCAGCCTTCGGTCTCGCTGGAGGACGGCAGGGTGGTGCAGTTGGAGTCCTTCCTGCGCTGGCGGCATCCTGAGCGGGGACTGCTCATGCCTGTACAGTTCCTCCCCGAAGTGGAACGTGCCGGTATGATGATGCAGGTGGACCTGTGGGTTCTGCGGCGCGCCTGCGAGTATCTGGCACAGTGGCGCGAGGCGGGCTACCCGCTCTATCCGGTTGCCATTAACCTTTCCTTGCAGTCGCTGGCAACAGAAGGTTTTGCCGCCCAGGCCCAGGCGATGGTTGCCGGGCTGGGTGTTTCGCCGGAGTGGCTGTACCTGGAAATCCCGGAAAACGGGCTGGATGTCAGCCCTGTGGGCGCGGAGAATCTGCGCCAACTGCGCGAAGCCGGTTTTGGCATTGTGCTGAACGCCGGCGAGCGCTTCAACCCCGAGGCGCTGGAAGCCGAACCCGTCCAGCAAATCAAACTGGGGTATCCGGTGGTGCAGAAGTTGAGCGCTGTCAGTGAAATGCAGGACCTTGCCAGCCGGTGGATTTCGCAAGCCCACGAGCGCAAGATCCGCGTGGCGGCGGTAGGTGTGGAAACCAGTCAGCAGTTGGGCTTCTTCCGCCTGCACGCTTGCGATCAGGCACAGGGCTACTGGATCAGCCCGCCGGTAGCAGCGGAAGACCTGCCGGGCTTTCTGGCGCAGAAACGAGCGTGGGTAGAAGTTTCTTCCAAACCCGAATGA
- a CDS encoding bifunctional riboflavin kinase/FAD synthetase — MKHIRSLDEFPRGRTYLTVGSFDGVHRGHQGLLSALAQAAHQAGAQSAVVTFFPHPVAVLRGLSQPYYLTSPEERARLMGECGIDVVLTLPFTRELAALSAREFVTLLREKAGMESLWVGYDFALGRNREGNVPALQRLGEELGFTVHVLPPVALEDIPVSSSLIRAALEQGDVVSAARMLGRPYTIEGAVVHGDARGRTLNIPTINISFWAEQRLPAFGVYACRVEVEGLVLDAVANIGIRPTFANPNGEVRLEAHLLDFSGDLYDRTVRLQFVAFLRPERRFESVEALVAQIQQDIQHAREVLTHAA, encoded by the coding sequence ATGAAGCATATTCGTTCACTGGATGAATTTCCCCGCGGGCGCACCTATTTAACGGTAGGCTCTTTTGATGGCGTACACCGCGGACATCAGGGTTTGCTCAGCGCACTGGCGCAAGCCGCGCATCAGGCTGGCGCACAAAGTGCCGTGGTGACCTTTTTTCCCCATCCCGTGGCGGTTCTGCGGGGATTGTCTCAGCCCTACTATCTCACTTCTCCCGAAGAACGCGCCCGCCTGATGGGCGAGTGTGGCATTGATGTAGTGCTGACCCTGCCTTTTACCCGCGAACTGGCGGCGCTGAGCGCCCGTGAATTTGTCACCCTGCTCAGGGAGAAAGCCGGCATGGAGTCCCTCTGGGTGGGTTACGACTTTGCCCTCGGGCGTAACCGCGAGGGCAATGTGCCTGCACTTCAGCGTTTGGGTGAGGAATTGGGGTTTACCGTTCACGTTCTGCCGCCCGTGGCGCTGGAAGATATTCCGGTCTCGTCCAGTTTAATCCGCGCCGCACTGGAACAGGGCGATGTGGTCTCTGCCGCGCGCATGCTGGGACGCCCCTATACCATTGAAGGCGCAGTGGTTCACGGGGATGCCCGCGGGCGCACCCTGAACATTCCTACCATTAATATTTCCTTCTGGGCGGAACAGCGCCTGCCTGCTTTTGGCGTCTATGCCTGCCGTGTGGAAGTTGAGGGGCTTGTGCTGGACGCGGTTGCCAACATCGGCATCCGCCCGACTTTTGCCAATCCCAACGGCGAGGTGCGCCTGGAAGCCCACTTGCTGGACTTTTCGGGCGATTTGTATGACAGGACCGTGCGCCTGCAGTTTGTCGCTTTCCTGCGCCCTGAACGCCGTTTTGAATCGGTTGAGGCGCTGGTGGCGCAGATTCAACAGGACATCCAGCACGCCAGGGAGGTGTTGACTCATGCCGCTTAA
- a CDS encoding MBL fold metallo-hydrolase — translation MNIRILGAAQTVTGSQHLLEINGARVLLECGLFQGRRADTYTRNRTFPFNPRRLDAVILSHAHIDHSGNLPNLVKQGFEGPIYATPATAELAEIMVRDSAHIQEADAEYLNKKRLRRGEPPIEPLYTRADAEAVSPLFVPVPYNQPFEPAPGVHARFVDAGHILGSAGVILDLEENGTRRRVWFSGDIGREKLPLLKDPVLPENADYLLMECTYGDKPHRDPEAAYAEFREVALRTFERGGKVIIPAFAVGRTQEIVYSLNRMISDGDLPSVPVYVDSPLAVNASEVFMKHLELFDEETRQFIREHRHPALDFPTLTYIRDVEESKALNGLPGPMVIISASGMAETGRILHHLKNNLEDARNTVMIVSWQAPDTLGRRLADREFKVKIFGETYIRRAEVATIGGLSAHAGQDMLLKYALASRRSLRGITLVHGEELAAAALREKIIEAGFSKVEYPQSGTVLPLD, via the coding sequence ATGAACATTCGTATTCTCGGCGCTGCCCAAACCGTTACCGGCTCCCAGCATCTGCTGGAAATCAACGGCGCGCGGGTTTTACTGGAATGCGGCTTGTTTCAGGGACGCCGCGCCGATACCTACACCCGCAACCGCACTTTTCCCTTCAACCCCCGCCGTCTGGACGCTGTCATCCTCTCCCATGCCCACATTGACCATTCCGGCAACCTGCCCAACCTGGTCAAGCAGGGCTTTGAAGGACCCATTTACGCCACCCCGGCTACCGCCGAACTGGCCGAAATCATGGTGCGGGACTCGGCGCACATTCAGGAAGCCGATGCCGAATACCTGAACAAGAAACGCCTGCGCCGCGGCGAGCCGCCGATTGAACCGCTCTACACCCGCGCCGATGCCGAAGCGGTCAGTCCGCTGTTTGTGCCTGTACCGTACAATCAGCCCTTTGAACCCGCGCCGGGCGTGCATGCCCGCTTTGTGGACGCCGGGCACATCCTCGGCTCGGCGGGCGTGATTCTGGACCTGGAAGAGAACGGCACCCGCCGCCGGGTGTGGTTCTCCGGCGATATCGGGCGCGAGAAACTGCCCCTGCTGAAGGACCCCGTCCTGCCGGAAAATGCCGATTACCTGCTCATGGAATGCACCTACGGCGACAAACCGCACCGCGACCCCGAAGCGGCGTACGCCGAGTTCCGCGAGGTGGCTCTGCGCACCTTTGAACGCGGCGGCAAGGTGATCATCCCCGCTTTTGCCGTAGGGCGCACGCAGGAAATCGTCTATTCGCTCAACCGCATGATCAGCGACGGCGACTTGCCTTCCGTGCCGGTGTACGTGGACAGCCCGCTGGCGGTTAACGCCTCGGAAGTGTTCATGAAGCATCTCGAATTGTTCGATGAGGAGACCCGCCAGTTCATCCGCGAACACCGCCACCCCGCGCTGGACTTCCCAACCCTCACCTACATCCGCGATGTGGAAGAGTCCAAAGCCCTGAACGGCTTGCCCGGTCCGATGGTGATTATCTCAGCATCGGGCATGGCGGAAACCGGGCGCATCCTGCACCACCTGAAGAACAATCTGGAAGACGCGCGCAACACGGTGATGATTGTCTCGTGGCAAGCCCCCGATACGCTGGGACGCCGCCTGGCAGACCGCGAGTTTAAGGTCAAAATCTTCGGCGAAACCTACATCCGCCGCGCCGAGGTAGCCACCATCGGCGGGCTTTCAGCCCATGCCGGACAGGATATGCTTCTGAAATACGCCCTGGCAAGCCGCCGTTCCCTGCGCGGGATTACCCTGGTGCACGGCGAGGAACTTGCCGCCGCCGCTCTGCGCGAGAAAATCATCGAAGCGGGTTTCTCAAAGGTGGAGTATCCGCAAAGCGGCACAGTACTACCACTGGATTAA
- a CDS encoding queuosine precursor transporter: MSVSQNEERSYRYLDLVMALFVTVLIVSNIASSAKIVDWGLSIGNIPLAFDAGTLLFPISYIFGDVLTEVYGFRRSRRVIWTGFAMLALSAFIFWVVRNLPGEATWQEYAGQSAYDAILGGMFSGGIVLASLIAYLAGEFSNSIVLARMKVLTQGRFLWMRTIGSTLVGEGVDTLVFILVASLTGVFPWSLFGTLMLTNYLFKVGVEVVMTPLTYQIVNALKRAEREDYYDVHTRFTPFALS, translated from the coding sequence ATGAGTGTTTCTCAAAACGAAGAACGTTCTTATCGATACCTCGACCTGGTCATGGCGCTGTTTGTCACCGTGCTGATTGTCAGCAACATTGCCTCTTCCGCCAAAATTGTGGATTGGGGGCTGTCCATCGGCAACATCCCGCTGGCGTTTGATGCGGGCACCCTGCTCTTTCCCATCAGTTACATCTTTGGCGATGTGCTGACCGAGGTTTATGGCTTCCGCCGCTCGCGGCGGGTCATCTGGACGGGGTTTGCCATGCTGGCGTTGAGCGCTTTCATCTTCTGGGTGGTGCGTAACCTGCCCGGCGAAGCCACCTGGCAGGAATACGCCGGTCAATCTGCCTACGATGCCATCCTGGGCGGGATGTTCTCCGGCGGCATTGTCCTCGCCAGTTTGATTGCCTACCTGGCAGGCGAATTCAGCAACTCCATCGTGCTGGCGCGCATGAAAGTCCTGACCCAGGGGCGCTTCTTATGGATGCGCACCATCGGCAGTACCCTGGTGGGCGAGGGTGTGGATACGCTGGTCTTCATCCTGGTTGCCTCACTGACGGGCGTCTTCCCCTGGTCGCTGTTCGGCACGCTGATGCTGACCAATTACCTCTTCAAGGTGGGCGTGGAAGTGGTGATGACCCCGCTGACCTATCAAATTGTCAACGCCCTCAAACGCGCCGAGCGGGAAGACTACTACGACGTACACACCCGCTTCACCCCTTTTGCGTTGAGTTAA